GTGTACTGTTTAGGTTGCGCCGCTTCTGCTCGTCATGAAAATCCAAGTTTGTGACTAAAATCTGCagaaatgaacacacacacacacacacacacacacacacatatcaagCCATCATTGATAGTCCCATGTTAAAACTCTAAGAATTAAGTTGAAAAAGATACACATACCTGTGCGGTGCAGATGCTATATTGTGTAAACATAGCTTCATACAATGCCATCAGACCACTCTGTCCTGCAGCTGCACAAGCCCTTGCCTCCAACACTGGGACAGACTAAAAAAAGAAGCGCAATTATTAAACcggtttatccatccatccaagcattttctatgccacttatcctcattagagtaATGGAAGTATGCTGGACGCTATCTGgatatattacaataaaaaaatcatctaaTGAAGTTATGATATGACTCACCATTTCCTTCAACTGATTCTGTCCTGAATGCAATGCTTGCCTGACACTTTGAGACAACAGGATTTCATGCCTTAGTCTCTGCTTCCCAAATGCCACAGCACCACTGGTGACAATCATCATCTCCCTGCCTTGATTCTGCAGCATTGCCACCTGATAGGATAAAAGCATGACAAGCTCACATCAATCACATGTGAGGATCCACAATATGAAAACAGCATTACCTGCTCTACAATGGAGGCCAGTCTCCCAAGCGCCAGGCCACATTCATCGCCTCGCGTCACCACGGCGCTCCCCAGTTTCACCACGATGCGTTTGGCTTGTTTCAACTCACTCCGGTGGGCAAAAGATTTGCCATGTGAGCGTGGGTGTGAGACTGAAACGTCAAAAGCAATGTAAGAATCATGTccgaaaacaaaaaatgcatacatttacaGGTGAGAATAAAGTATATCAGCTATGTTACTTACATTTTGCTTGGGAATATGTTCTGATAGAGACAGGGCTGACATTCGCTTGCCAAATTCTTGATGACAAGTGAGTGTGCGAGTTGAGTCTGGCGAACATGGCACTGAAATCTAAAAACAGACGTGGCAAACACGAAGCAATAATGAATATTCATGTCGAAAAATCTGAACCATGCCTTTAAATGTCATCCTTAAAGGGGgtcctgttatgctcattttctgccctttgtagtgagttgtgtactcctatagagaagctacacacaataacctgcacagaaaactttcttcttctagaatctgcccctgatccagctgtatttccaaaacGATCTgtcttcatttattccacctacgGCCCGCCACTCcactgattggtcacacacaaCCCTGATGACGACTGCCAAACCCCTCTTGATAAttttgtgggtataggagttgataataaatgaatgaatgctaattgAAAGGTGGATTGCAGGCagtgtgtccgacattaatgcaaaACTTCCAGAGAAAAAATATTAGTCACTGAATTTTGATGAAATTGACAATTTTTAATtaacaaatcaaaaatcaagtttatttgtagttctaattgtaattaatgtgtttattcacttttttgtctctcctacgagattatgctttttttcctacAGCATTTACCAATATCTAATATGAAAATTAGCCGATAACGTCATCTAGCGACTTccaggacagccaatagctacttttcttactgaaaggTTGGCAACGGAATGGTCGAGTCGTGCTGAGGAAGTGTCGTTTCCAGGTCGAGCCGAGAGACGCATTTGTTACTTGGAAATACGATACAAGTGTacatatatggtgttggaactGCATTGCTGTTGATTAGATCGGAATAAAGTTCTTAAAGAGCGATAGACTCTGTGGGGACGCTATTGTGGCTCCGTTTGCAGTCACAACATATGTGGCTTGACATGATGCCCATGCGAAAATGACGCTAAAACTTTTaacgtaattaatgaaataaattagttaccgaCGTTGACGCGCTAATTTTGACAACCGTACTAAAATTTAATGCCTACTTGGACATCCCTGTCACTGCGACTGTGACCAAATGATGAGGATGTTATTGTCTGCCAATCTTAGCAACTTGGAACTATTTTGGCTGGTTTCAGTTTACACGAATGAACATGGAGGTGTCTGGTGCCCTTTTGGTAAGCAAATCGGTAGGTTTAATACTGTACACCATGGTAAACACATTGAGTTGAATGGtgctagctagcttagcattagcttgACAAATTATCTTAACGACAAATCAAATGTAAATGGAACAAAATGGCCAATAATAAAATGACTGAAACATCATACCTGTCGATGATAAAAACCTAGAAAATCAGCCCAAACTACACTTGGGAGTGAACTTCAGAGGGACAGACACGTAGCCAGGCTGCTGATGTTGAGCTGCCACATCCACAGCCCACGTTGAGACTTGAGCGACGCCACGGCTATTCACTAAGTACTTAAACGTACGTTTTCTTCTTACCGAGGGTACACGAACGTCTCAGTGTACGCAAAAATAGTAGGCAGTCTGAAACTGACGCAACTACAGGAAGTAAGGTGGGTGGTACTGCAAATGTTGAcgccaagtaaatacagggccTATATCGCGACACCGATCCTGATACCGATAACTATATATGGTTTAActtttcatttaatttgtttAGTGTGATTTTGTCTTTAGTTTGTTGGTCATGGTTATaaccagaataaaataaaacgcaAGACAAAGATTTCGGGCaaagcaaaatatatttttggtacAAACTGATCACGATACAAAGGtttaacatataacataacatatatatatatgatatatatatatatatatatatatatatatatatatatatatatatatatatatatatatatatatatatatatatatatatatatatatatatatatatatatatatatatgcatttatgtatatatatatatatatatatatatatatatatatatatatatatatatatatatatatatatatatatatatatatatatatatatatatatatatatatatatatatatatatatatatatatatatatatatatatatatatatatatatatatggcaatGTAACAATAGCAATACATGAGGAAGTTATGCCCATttatttgagaaaaataaagccaTTAGTGCAAAATACTTAAATGCACGTATTTCATTCCATCACATAATTTTTCCTACAAAGCAGTGTTCAAGAATGCATATATAGTTTGTAAAGAATATGCAAATGTGACGATATGAAcaacataacaaaatatatattaaaaaactgTGTCATCTAATATTACTACCCTTGGGATCGATACTAGTGATATTTGGATCGAGCCACCTTCCCCCAGCAGGGGGTCCTCTATTGCATTAGAATTTTTCTGGGTGGGGGCTAAATGGTGCACCTCAAAACATTGTTTACTTCCATAGTGCCATATTTGTTTAATGTGAGCCGACTGAATGGTTTACCTCATTTAAGGAAAGCTTTAGCGGGCCAGATCCTGCAAGTGCAGGACGTGCAAGTGCTGAGTGTTGATTAAAATACTTGGACAACAAAACGTCAAAAACCCAAATCTGttgtaatatatgtataatagaATGTATATACtaataaaatgttgatttttacaTTATCTTACATTAAACTGAGTTGGTTTATTGAATTCAGTTGATATTAATGTTTACTGAGTGTAACTATGTTGGTGCAAAGGCGAATAAACTGAGCTCATGCAATGACAAATATTTAGCAAATTGTTCTTTTTAAATTGGACTCCACTGAGACTCAGAAAAAAATCTACCCGTGTTTAGTAATATGACACTGAGGCACACGAGAGACCGTGCATGCAGAAGAAGTTATCCTGTGAAACATTAATGAGCAGGACAGCATCGCAGTCATTGAGCCAACATAACAGGTAGACGCAGAGCCATGGGGACTGTTGAAGAAACTCTGAAGTGTCCTGCCTGCCAGGATTTGTTCACAGATCCCGTACAACTGCCATGCAGACATGGCTTCTGTCTGACCTGCATCCAGGCTGTTTGTGAGGAGGGTCCTCTCTTCTGTCCAGAGTGTCAGATCCTGCTCCCATCTAACCTCACACTGGAGATAAACGCTAGCCTTCAAAGAAAAGTGGAGGATTTCATTATCAAATCGTCATCATCGGAGCAACCGACAGCAAAACAATCATCTTCAACTGTCCACTGTGACCACTGCATAGAGATGCCATCAGAAGCTATTAGGACCTGCCTGACCTGTGACGCCTCGCTTTGCCAGGCTCATGCCCTGCTGCACCAGCAGCGATCGGCCCTGAGGGAGCACACGGTGGTGGAAGTGACCCAGGATCTACTGTCTTTAAAGTGCAAGGAGCACCGTGACGAGCTCAAACTCTTTTGCATGGAAGAAAGAGTCCCTGTTTGCTGTTTGTGCGTCTTGGTTGGCGTGCACAAGAACCACAAAGCTGCCCAGCTACATGACGCCTGCACGGACTTAAAGGTCATTTATGTGTTTTAAGATTGACATATCTACATGTTTGGGTTGTATTTTACTCATTTGTATGTCTGTCCTTAGAGCATGTTGGAGACAACCATCAACAAATTGCTGCAGATGAGATGTGAAGCAGAAAACGCCATTCAAGACTTGGAGTTCTTGTATACACAAACAGTGGTACAGTCACTGTGAAATAATACTACTGCagtttttcattacattttagCATTTCAGTAATGATTTTAAATTCCTAGATGTCTGCGGCGGATTTCAGAGAGAGAATATCAGACAAGTACAACAGGATCCGTGTTGTGTTGGATGGCGATGAGCGCCTAATGATGCAGATCATAGACGCGGAGGAGGATTGCATGACTGAGTGGCTGGAAGCAGAGAGAGGAAAGATGGAGGCTCGTATCAATGAGATAGACAACCTTAGACTTTCCAACAAGTTACTTCTTCAGGAAACACATGATTTGAGATTCATACAAGTGGGTTATTCCGTGTCAATACCTTGTTCTATCAATATTTTCTAATGTCAAATGTATAACCTGTTTATTTATCTTAACAGCAAATCACTGAACAGAATCGTTGGTGAGTATATTTCCTATTGATTTTTGGCATAAAAGCTGGGACCTGCCATAAGCGAGTGTTCCTGTTTAACTGTAGTGAACCTCCAAAGCTGGCGCCCATTCAGCAAATAGACAAAGAGCTGTGTGATCCTGACAGACTGAGAACAATAGAAAAGCTGGTGGATGATCTGTCAGTAGCTCTGTCTCAGCACTTTCCCCGAATGTGGTCCTGTAAGTAAAATCATCTTATTCCAGTCCAATATCCAAGGTATTTAACATTTACCCACAACAAATCAattcataaaacctttattaaatGGAATACAATCAAATAACTGCAGTTCATCGCTGTCTCGTCTACATGGGGCACTCAACTGTGTttgacaatgtaaaaaaaacttatttctaaTTGCAGATCTTAGTTGTCCTGTCCTAGACTTAAAAACAGCCCATCCGAAGCTGGAGATATCACAAGATGGGAGACAAGTGTGCTGGAAGGAGCAACCTGACATTGAAGCTCCAACCACTCAGCCATACGACTCCCAATACAGCGTCTTAGCTAAGAAGAGCTTCACGACCGGCCAACACTACTGGGAAGTCATTGTACAAGAGAAACCCTATTGGCTGATCGGTGTCACCACTGGGTCAGTCAATGAAGACCATGGTCCGAGTCCGAGGCCTTCTGGCGTGGGTGTGAATAAGACTTCCTGGTGCTTATACCATGGGGAGGGACAGTACCTGGCATGCCATGACACCCAGGAGAAACAGCTGCAAGTTGGGAAGAAAGTCAGAAAGTTGGGCATTCTGGCAAATGTCCAAAAGGGGGAGCTGTCCTTCTACAATGCGGACAACATGACCCTGCTTCACTCTTTCAAAGTGGAGTGCAAAGAACCTCTCTTCCCCATGTTTAACCCCTGCATTGATATCAATGGACTCAACAGGCAGCCACTGACCATGTTTTGGATCAAGGACCCCTGGGATTGGGGTGGTAGTACTGATTGAAGTGAAGCGtaaaaataatgttgaaatcAATGTGACATGTACACAaattagtcttttttttccccccgtgTATAATATAGCATCTAGTATTCGTGTTTTATTTGAGTATTTTACACTTTCTGGGTCAGTACCTGACACCACGATaccatattaatatttaaatgtttggtAAAACCACCCTCACTTAGTTCATGGAGTTAATGACCCTTGCATTGCTTGGTGTTTTTAGCAAGTAACTGCCCCCTCAGCACAACACAGAGAACCGAGGTCATCCATGCCTTCAGTGTCACATGTCAGAGTCCTGGAGGCGAGGCAGAAAAAAATACCCACTCAATAAAAAAGCTCTGTGTGTGGcatttatttgtctttaaaaatgtaataatataatatgacaaAGAATAACcaataagattaagattaaatatgcctttattcgtccctcagtggggaaatttgcataactaataactgtttatgttatgttatatgtttatgttataacataaataacatcatattacattttaatttgtgtACTTGTTATGCTATTATGCATTAATGTTAATCAATTATATATTTCATTCACATATGTGTAAACATGGCCAAATACTTTGAGTAAAACATCAACCATTTTCAGTCAAAAACAAGTCCAAGTCCGAGCTGTTACATAACTGATAAAACACATTACATCATCAGCAAATGTACAGACCATTTCAGATGTGATTCTTAAGAGGGCATTCTTGGATTAAATTACACGTGAAGTAAAATCAACTGCACAAACACCAAGTACCAAATAGTGAGTTGGGTTTAGTGCATGATTGATCCTGGGTTCTAACCTATTCTAGTGGAAGCAGTCGTACAGTAGTTGCTGATTATGGAGCTTTTGCTTGAGTCTTTGACTTGATCCAATCCAGGAAATTAGTGACCCTTGCATACACCCCTGGTTTATTCTTCATTCCACATTGATCTCCCCAGCTAACCAAACCATAAACGACATGGCTGTTGTTCTGCTCACAGGTCAGTGGTCCTCCAGAGTCACCCTAAAACAAGAAAAGTTAGATATACACTGCATGAGTATAATGTAGTGTTGTTCTTACTCACCTGGCATGAATCTACCCCTCCTTGTAGGTAGCCAGCACACAACATGCCATTATCCAAAACAGGGCCATAAACTTTGCTTTCAGAGCATTTGTCCTGGTTGATCAGCAAAACGTTGGCCTCCAGCAAATGGTTGGAACCATAGTCGGCTGTAAGCAGTAAAAGGCAAGTCAACcaacaaaataaagtccaaaacaTGGAATGGTCTTTCAAAGGAAGCAGTTTACCAGTCAAATAACTGAGAGGAACATACAAGAATGCAAGtacagtacattaaaaaaaaaactgcacttaCAATCCTCTGTGGCGCCCCACCCAGAAATGGTACATTCCAACCCGTCAGCAAGCGGACCATCAGGTAAGCAGGCGGCCTTAACAAACTGGGTCTCGTTGGCACAAACACCCCCCGTGCCTTCCAGTCTCAGCAACGCTATACAAGTAGGATAGTGCCATGAATAATGTTAGCTACACTTAGTAACAGTATGTCGGGTGGATTTTATTACATTGAGAcggcagctagctagcaacaaGGTAACCAGTCagcctttattttatttcttctcaattacttaccacttccacacagaatgggaggagaactttttatGTTATCGCTGACTTCAGGGCTTTAAGGTAAAGTAATGTAaggtctcaatgttttgtgttattactgccacctagtgaccacaatactacatatcacttgtatttcaatatgttttgaccaGTAACAGACCACAATCTAACAAGAAACT
The window above is part of the Doryrhamphus excisus isolate RoL2022-K1 chromosome 20, RoL_Dexc_1.0, whole genome shotgun sequence genome. Proteins encoded here:
- the LOC131107944 gene encoding E3 ubiquitin-protein ligase TRIM69-like, whose amino-acid sequence is MWSYLSCPVLDLKTAHPKLEISQDGRQVCWKEQPDIEAPTTQPYDSQYSVLAKKSFTTGQHYWEVIVQEKPYWLIGVTTGSVNEDHGPSPRPSGVGVNKTSWCLYHGEGQYLACHDTQEKQLQVGKKVRKLGILANVQKGELSFYNADNMTLLHSFKVECKEPLFPMFNPCIDINGLNRQPLTMFWIKDPWDWGGSTD